Proteins found in one Mucilaginibacter gracilis genomic segment:
- a CDS encoding bile acid:sodium symporter family protein, whose amino-acid sequence MMIKLLQRFCLYISGLALLVLLFGIINLNTALWQAAAVCLAVCFAIGIASLHSLKNYQYTAWIIVAVVAAMIYPHAFLKWGSVDLRNKWLILIIVQMVMFGMGIQMSIRDFSGLASTGKGVLIGLACHFSIMPLMGFLLTRIFHFEPEIAAGIILIGSCSSGLASNVMVYLARANLVLSVTVTAMATLAAPFLTPLLMHLLAGTLIEVKFVSMMMEIIKIVIVPIGAAFVHDYLKHASAKGKRNTYSIAALCVVWLALQPFGAWQWLSLNLSAPALQSAEVFNFLTGAFIVGAVYHQLYLNYRRVDEYIPYLSMFGIVYFTTVTTAAGHDNLLHVGLLLFLASVIHNGAGYFFGYWLSRLFKLDKNSARTIAFEVGLQNGGMASGLAGNMGKLATVGLAAAVFSPWMNISGSILANYWRRQPTGEEIAENKAGV is encoded by the coding sequence ATGATGATAAAGTTATTGCAAAGGTTTTGTTTGTATATAAGCGGCCTTGCGCTTTTGGTGCTGTTGTTTGGTATAATAAATTTAAACACCGCTTTATGGCAAGCCGCTGCTGTTTGCCTCGCGGTGTGTTTTGCAATAGGTATTGCATCACTTCACAGCCTTAAAAATTATCAGTACACAGCCTGGATAATTGTGGCTGTTGTTGCTGCCATGATATATCCTCATGCATTTTTAAAATGGGGAAGTGTTGATTTGCGCAACAAATGGCTCATCCTCATTATTGTACAAATGGTAATGTTTGGGATGGGTATCCAAATGAGTATCCGCGATTTTTCGGGACTGGCAAGTACAGGCAAGGGCGTGCTTATCGGCTTGGCCTGCCATTTTTCAATAATGCCATTGATGGGCTTTTTGCTCACACGGATATTTCATTTTGAGCCCGAAATTGCCGCAGGTATCATCCTCATCGGTTCGTGTTCCAGTGGTTTGGCTTCTAATGTAATGGTGTATCTGGCACGTGCAAACCTGGTGCTATCGGTAACGGTTACTGCAATGGCAACGCTTGCCGCACCATTTTTAACACCCCTGTTAATGCATTTACTCGCCGGAACTTTAATTGAGGTTAAGTTTGTTTCCATGATGATGGAGATCATCAAAATAGTTATTGTACCCATCGGGGCAGCCTTTGTACACGATTATCTTAAACATGCATCGGCCAAAGGCAAACGCAACACTTATAGTATTGCCGCCCTGTGTGTTGTTTGGTTAGCGTTACAACCATTTGGTGCATGGCAATGGTTAAGCCTTAATTTATCGGCCCCGGCACTGCAATCGGCAGAGGTATTTAACTTTTTAACCGGGGCATTTATTGTTGGCGCGGTTTATCATCAGCTTTACTTAAACTATCGTAGGGTAGACGAGTATATCCCTTATTTGTCAATGTTCGGTATTGTATATTTTACCACAGTTACTACCGCCGCCGGGCACGATAACTTATTGCACGTTGGTTTATTGCTGTTTCTGGCATCGGTAATACATAATGGCGCGGGTTACTTTTTTGGTTACTGGCTTAGTCGTTTGTTTAAACTCGATAAAAATTCGGCGCGTACCATAGCTTTCGAAGTTGGTTTGCAAAACGGCGGCATGGCATCCGGCCTGGCTGGTAATATGGGTAAATTGGCTACGGTGGGCCTTGCGGCAGCAGTGTTTAGCCCGTGGATGAATATATCTGGCTCCATATTGGCCAACTATTGGCGCCGCCAACCAACCGGTGAAGAAATTGCCGAAAATAAAGCCGGAGTGTAA